GGCCCTGCCGCGGGGCCGCGACTGGGCCTACGACGCCACCCTGCGGATGGGCCGGTCCGACGACGGCTGGGCGGTGCGCTGGGCGTCGACGAACATCCATCCGAAACTCGGTACCGATCAACGCCTTTCGCTCCAGATCGTCGAGGCGCCGCGCGCGACGGTCAATGAGTCCGACGGCTCGGAGGTGATGGTCAACGGCACCGTCGTGGGCGTCAACTTCGATGCGACTGCCGCCGCCGAACAGGGCGCGTCGGTCGCCGAGTCGGTGACCGGTGCGGTCGCGGTACTGCGCCGGTTCAGTCCCTCGCTCAACGAGCAGACGATCATCGAACAGGTCACCGCGAACCGGCAGCAGTACCCGCTCGCCCGGCTGTCCCACGACCAGTTCGACCGCTTGCGCGACCAACTGGCGATCCCCGGCGTCGTGACCAACGAACAGGCCGAACTGGTCCCCGAGGACCCGAGATTCGCGCCCGCCCTGTTGACCGAGGTCAAGAAGGTCGTCGACTCCGAGGTGTCGGGGCGTGCGGGCTGGCGGGTGGTGACGGTCAACCCCAACGGCCTCGACGCCGACGTCCTCGCCGACCACGACCCGGACCCCGCGCCGGCGGTCTCGTTGAGTCTGTCGCGGACGGTGCAGAACGCGGCCCAGCGAGCGGTCAACGCCACCAACCGGTTCCAGATCGCGCTGGTCGTCGTGCAGCCGTCCACCGGCCGCATCCTCGCGGTCGCCCAGAATCCCGCGGCCGACCGGTCGGGGCCCATCGCGACGACCGGTCTGTACCCACCCGGGTCGACCTTCAAGATGGTGACCGCCGCGGCCGCCATCAGCCATCGGATGGCCACCCCCGACACCCCCGTCGGATGTCCCGGCGCCATCCAGATCGGTCCGCGCCTGATCCCGAACTACGACGGGTTCTCGCTGGGGACGGTGTCGATGCTGCGGGCGTTCGCGCAGTCCTGTAACACCACGTTCGCCAAACTCGCCAGCGAGATGGGGCCGTCGGATCTCGCGCACGCCGCGGCCGCGATGGGCGTCGGACAACACTACGAGATCGCCGGCCTCGATGCCGTGTCCGGCTCGGTGCCGATCGAGAACGAACTCGTCGCCCGCAGTGAGGACGGCTTCGGGCAGGGCAAGGTCCTCGTCTCGCCGCTGGGGCTGTCCCTGGTGGCCGCCACCGTTGCGAACGGTCGGAAGGCCCCGGTGCCGCAACTCATCCTGGACAAGCCCACGAAGGTCGAGGGACCGACGCCCACGATGGCACCCGAGGTCTACGCCCAGCTGCGCCCGATGATGCGTGAGGTCATCACGAGCGGTACGGCGTCGGTGATCGACGGCCAGGGTGCGGTGTTCGGCAAGACCGGTGAGGCGGAGTTCGCCGGCGGGTCACACGCCTGGTTCGCCGGCTACCGCGGCGACATCGCGTTCGCCACCCTCGTCGTGGGCGGCGGTGACTCGAACAACGCGGTGGCCGTCACCCGCGACTTCTTCGCCGGTCTCGGTCCGGGCTACGCGGTGCGCCCTCTCTCCTGAGACGCCCTCACCAGTGCGCACCATCTTCTAGGCGCTACCGGGTGTCCGGACGGGGAGAATCACCCGTCGCCCGGCATGCTCGATCACCTCGACGGGGTGGTCGTAGGTGTGGCTGAGCAGGTCGACCGTCATCACCTCCGACGTCGGCCCGATCGCGAGCAGCCGGCCGTCCTTCATCACGGCCACCCGGTCGGCGTAGGCGGCGGCGAGGGTGAGGTCGTGCACCACCAGCAGCACGGCGTTCCCGGCATCGCGGTGGACGCGCAGGATGTCGAGAACCTGCTCCTGATGGTGGATGTCGAGTGCCGCGGTCGGCTCGTCGAGCATCATGACGGGGGTGTCCTGGGCGAGGGCACGACCCAGGGAGACGCGTGCCTGCTGGCCGCCGGAGAGTTGTCCGAACGGGCGGTCGGCGATGTCGCCGAGCTCGCACAGTGCCATCGCGTCGGCGATCACGGCGGGGAGTTCGCCGCGCGCGGTGTCCGCAGCCACGGGTAGCGGCCCATCGCGACGACCTGGGACACGGTGAAGGGGGTGTCCACCCGGTTCTGCTGGGTCACCAGCGAGCGGTGGCGGGCGAGTTCGCGCATCGAGGTCGTCGCGACGTCCCGGCCGTCGACCTCGATGTGGCCGCGCTGCGGTGTGCGGGTACCGGACAGCGCCGACAGCAGCGTGGACTTGCCACACCCGTTGGGACCGACGAGGGCGACGAGTTCACCACGGGAGACGTCGAGGGTCACCTCGCTCACCAGCTCGCGTCCGCCGAGCACGACCGAGACGTCTCGGGCGTGGATGCCCGGGGTCGTCGTCACGGCGGTTTCGGTCACCATCCGGCACCCGCGTGACGGCTGCGACGCAACAGGATGAAGAAGACCGGGCCACCGATCAGGGACGTGAACATGCCCAGCGGGAGGTCGGCGTCACCGAGCATCGTCCGGGCGGCGAGGTCGGCGCCCGTGATGACCAGTGCTCCGCCGATCACGCTGGTGGGTAACAGGATCGCGTGGCGCGGTCCGACGATGAGGCGCATCACGTGCGGCACGATGAGGCCGACGAAGGCGATGATCCCGGCGAAGGCGACCGCCGCGGCGGTCAGCACCGCGGTGAGGACGATCGCCTGCCGGCGGACGGCTTCCACGTTCACGCCGAGGGAGGCGGCCTGGATGTCGCCCAGCGCGAGCAGATCGAGCTTGGAGACCAGGAACAGGCAGGCCGCGACACCCACGACGACGAGCGGTGCGACGACCCAGATCTCGCTCCAGGTGCGTCCGGCGAGTGAGCCGAGCTGCCAGAAGATGATCTGCTCGCGAGCGGCGGTGGTGGCCACGAAGGTGAGGAAGGCGATGATCCCGGCCGCGAACGCGTTGACCGCGATACCGGTGAGCACCAGCATGATCGCCGACGACGAGCCGTCGCGGAGAGACAACACGTACACCGCCGCCGCGGTGATGAGGCCGAACACGAAGGCGGCCCCGGCGAGAGCCCAGTTGCCCGCGGCGCCACCGGCTCCGGCGGTCCCGCCGGCGAGCACGATGATCAGGCAGGCGCCGACCGCGGCGCCGGAGGAGACGCCGATGATCCCCGGTTCGGCCAGCGGGTTCGCCAGCACTCCCTGCAGCAGACAGCCTGCGGCGCCGAGTGCGGCACCGACGAACAGTCCGAGCACGATGCGCGGGAAGCGCACATTCCACAGCGCGCCTTCGCCGTTCGGATGGGAGGGGAGCGGACCGAGATCGAGGTGGAAATGGTGGGCGAGGCTGCCGAGCACCTCGAGCGGCGGCACCGACACCTTTCCGGTGCCCGCGGACACGATGGCGAGGACGACCAAGGCGACCAGCATCACCGCCACCACCGTGAGGTCACGGACCCGATGCGACGTGCCGGCCGGGGGAGCGACGACGGCCGACGGGGTCGTCGGCTCGGTCGCCGGGTCCGTCGTGGTCCGCGCTGGGTCGGTCATGCGTAGATCGACCTCGCCAGCGCACCCAGCACCAGTCCGACCTCGGGACCGAACGCCAGGATCTGACTCTCGTCCATCTGCACGACCCGTCCGTTGCGGCCGGCCTCGGTGTCGGCCACACCCGGCAGGGTCAGCACTCCCTCGGGTCCGCCGACGGTGGCCGCGCCCTGGGTCATCACGAGGATCACGTCCGGGTCGGCGGTGATCATGGCCTCGGCGCTGATCGCGGTGAACGCGCCGGTGAGATCGGCTGCCGCGCCGGCATCCCTGCCGCCGAGCGCCTCGATGAGGTCGTCGGCACCCGATCCGGGCCCGGCCAGCAGCAGCAGGTTGCGTCCGCGGATGTAGAGGAAAGCGATGGTGGGATCCCCGGACGGGTCCGGGACCAGCTCGCGTGCGTCCTCGATCTGCGCAGCGGTCCGGGCGACGAGCTTCTCTCCAGCGTCGGCGACGCCGAGTGCGGCTGCGACCGAGCGGATCAGGGTGTCGTTCGACTCCAGATTGCGGGCGGCCGGGAACACGACGACCGCGACGCCGGAGTCGCGGATCTGGTCGACGGCGGCGGTGGGCACAGTGGACTCGCTGACGAGCAGGACGCTCGGGTCAAGGGCGAGAACGGATTCGGCGTTGAGGCTGTGTCCGCGGTTGGTCACCACCGGCAGCGACCTCGCCGACGGGAAGGCGGTGGACGTGTCGCGCCCCACCACGTGGGACCCGAGTCCGAGGGCGTACACGATGTTGCCGAGGGTTCCGTTGATGTCCACGGCGATGATCCGGTCGGCATCGGCGACGGTCACGTCCCCGTACCGGAGCGAGTCGACGGTGGCGGGGAGTCGCGGGGTGGGGTTCTCGACGACGGGGGTGACGTCGGACTCCGCGAGCGTCGCAGTCTGCGGACCGTCGCGCAGATGCGCGCCCGGCGAGTGCCGCTCCTGCTCGATCGGGGTGACGAAGCACGCCGACAGGCTCAGCACGGTCAGCACCATCACCAGCGCCGCCCGTAACCCCCTCGTCCGCACCGCACACCTCCATCGTCGACTCCGATGCCCTCCCATCGGCTCCTCCCGGCGAGCTTAGTGACGTTCGCCGCGGTGTCCGCCCACGGGCCTCGCCGCGACGGGCCGGGATAGTCTGGTCGCATGCCAGTTCGCAGTGCCCTCACGCCGGGGATCGTGTCGCCCATCCGGTCCGTGCCCGACTCCATCGAACGTCCCGAATACGTGTGGAAGCCGACGGTGAACGAGGGCCATGAGCCCTGGGTGCAGACCGCCGAGACGATCGAGAAGATGCGCATCGCGAGCAAGATCGCGGCCAACGCACTCGCCGAGGCGGGCAAGGCCGTCGCCCCGGGCGTGACCACCGACGAACTCGACGCGATCGCGCACGAGTACATGATCGACCACGGTGCCTACCCGTCGACCCTGGGCTACAAGGACTTTCCGAAGTCGTGCTGCACCTCGCTGAACGAGGTGATCTGCCACGGCATCCCGGATTCGACGGTGATCGAGGACGGGGACATCGTCAACATCGACGTCACCGCCTACATCCACGGCGTGCACGGCGACACCAACGCGACCTTCCTCGCCGGCGACGTCGACCAGGAGGCCGCCGATCTCGTCGAGCGGACGCGG
The genomic region above belongs to Gordonia hongkongensis and contains:
- a CDS encoding penicillin-binding transpeptidase domain-containing protein, yielding MWRMRTRWTPAVIVAVCAAVTVATVGCSASEDDGPRRAAERFLQAYADRKVASAAALTDTPAAAESAMESAWAGLGAEALESQAGRVRVTGDTAEVDVDYTWALPRGRDWAYDATLRMGRSDDGWAVRWASTNIHPKLGTDQRLSLQIVEAPRATVNESDGSEVMVNGTVVGVNFDATAAAEQGASVAESVTGAVAVLRRFSPSLNEQTIIEQVTANRQQYPLARLSHDQFDRLRDQLAIPGVVTNEQAELVPEDPRFAPALLTEVKKVVDSEVSGRAGWRVVTVNPNGLDADVLADHDPDPAPAVSLSLSRTVQNAAQRAVNATNRFQIALVVVQPSTGRILAVAQNPAADRSGPIATTGLYPPGSTFKMVTAAAAISHRMATPDTPVGCPGAIQIGPRLIPNYDGFSLGTVSMLRAFAQSCNTTFAKLASEMGPSDLAHAAAAMGVGQHYEIAGLDAVSGSVPIENELVARSEDGFGQGKVLVSPLGLSLVAATVANGRKAPVPQLILDKPTKVEGPTPTMAPEVYAQLRPMMREVITSGTASVIDGQGAVFGKTGEAEFAGGSHAWFAGYRGDIAFATLVVGGGDSNNAVAVTRDFFAGLGPGYAVRPLS
- a CDS encoding FecCD family ABC transporter permease, whose product is MTDPARTTTDPATEPTTPSAVVAPPAGTSHRVRDLTVVAVMLVALVVLAIVSAGTGKVSVPPLEVLGSLAHHFHLDLGPLPSHPNGEGALWNVRFPRIVLGLFVGAALGAAGCLLQGVLANPLAEPGIIGVSSGAAVGACLIIVLAGGTAGAGGAAGNWALAGAAFVFGLITAAAVYVLSLRDGSSSAIMLVLTGIAVNAFAAGIIAFLTFVATTAAREQIIFWQLGSLAGRTWSEIWVVAPLVVVGVAACLFLVSKLDLLALGDIQAASLGVNVEAVRRQAIVLTAVLTAAAVAFAGIIAFVGLIVPHVMRLIVGPRHAILLPTSVIGGALVITGADLAARTMLGDADLPLGMFTSLIGGPVFFILLRRSRHAGAGW
- a CDS encoding heme/hemin ABC transporter substrate-binding protein, which gives rise to MRTRGLRAALVMVLTVLSLSACFVTPIEQERHSPGAHLRDGPQTATLAESDVTPVVENPTPRLPATVDSLRYGDVTVADADRIIAVDINGTLGNIVYALGLGSHVVGRDTSTAFPSARSLPVVTNRGHSLNAESVLALDPSVLLVSESTVPTAAVDQIRDSGVAVVVFPAARNLESNDTLIRSVAAALGVADAGEKLVARTAAQIEDARELVPDPSGDPTIAFLYIRGRNLLLLAGPGSGADDLIEALGGRDAGAAADLTGAFTAISAEAMITADPDVILVMTQGAATVGGPEGVLTLPGVADTEAGRNGRVVQMDESQILAFGPEVGLVLGALARSIYA
- the map gene encoding type I methionyl aminopeptidase; the protein is MPVRSALTPGIVSPIRSVPDSIERPEYVWKPTVNEGHEPWVQTAETIEKMRIASKIAANALAEAGKAVAPGVTTDELDAIAHEYMIDHGAYPSTLGYKDFPKSCCTSLNEVICHGIPDSTVIEDGDIVNIDVTAYIHGVHGDTNATFLAGDVDQEAADLVERTRIATERAIKAVKPGRELNVIGRVIESYANRFGYTVVRDFTGHGIGETFHNGLIVLHYDEPNVDTVLEPGMVFTIEPMINLGALPWEMWDDGWTVVTADRRWTAQFEHTLVVTDDGAEILTVPDN